From the genome of Streptomyces sp. JH34:
ACGATCTACCGCACGGCACAGCTGCGGCTCTCCCGCGGACCGCTCGTACGGCCCGAGATCACCCAGTTCGAGCGAGGGCCCGACGGGTTCGTCCCGCGCACCCATGCGGTGGACACCGAGGAACGGCCGCCGATGCGGGACATAGCGGAGTACGCGGCCCGCGACGCGGCGTGACGGTCCCTCGCGCCGGGCTCGGCCCCCGCTCCACGTTTGGAGGGTTCCCGAACGGGCTAGGTTCGGGTACATGGTCTCCGAGCACGCTGCCCAGGTACTCGTCGCGTCCAACCGCGGCCCGGTGTCGTACACACGACGGGACGACGGCACGCTCGACTCGAAACGGGGCGGCGGCGGGCTCGTCTCCGGCCTCAGCGCCGTCGAGGACAAGCTGTGGGTGTGCGCCGCCCTCAGCGACGGAGACCGCGAGGCGGTGCGACACGGGGTGTCCGAGCCCGGTGTCCGGATGCTCGACATCGACGCCGGGGTCCACGCGGACGCCTACAACGGCATCGCCAACTCGGTGCTCTGGTTCGTCCACCACATGATCTACCAGACCCCGGTGGAGCCCGTCTTCGACGCGGAGTTCCGCCGGCAGTGGGCCTCCTACGAGGCGTACAACCAGGCCTTCGCCGAGGCCCTGGCCGAGGAGGCGGGCGAGGGGGCCGCGGTCCTGGTGCAGGACTACCACCTCTCACTGGTCCCCGGCATACTGCGCGAGCTGCGCCCCGACCTGCGGATCGGCCACTTCTCACACACTCCCTGGGCGCCCGTCGACTACTTCCGGCTGCTGCCCGACGACATCGGCGAGCAGCTGCTCAAGGGCATCCTGGGCGCCGACCGCGCCGCGTTCCTGACCCGCCGCTGGGCCGACGCCTTCATCGGCTGCTGCACGGAGATCCTCGGCGGCACCGGCCGCACCCGGATCGGGGTGCACGGACTGGGCGCCGACGCGGACTTCCTGCGCCGCCGCTCGCGCGAGGCGGACGTGGACGAGCGCATGGAGATGCTGCGGGAGCAGGTCGGCGCCGACCGGCGGACGATCGTGCGGGTGGACCGCACGGAACTCTCCAAGAACATCGTCCGCGGGCTGCACGCCTACCGCGCGCTGCTGGAGGAGCGCCCCGAGTGGCGTGAGCGCGTGGTCCACATCGCCTTCGCCTACCCCTCGCGGCAGGACCTCTCGGTCTACCGCGACTACACGGCCGAGGTCCAGCGGGTCGCCGACGGCATCAACGCGGAGTACGGCACGGACGGCTGGACCCCGGTCCTGCTCCGCGTCGACGACGACTTCGCCCGCTCCCTGGCGGCGTACCGGCTGGCGGACGTGGCCCTGGTCAACCCGATCCGTGACGGCATGAACCTGGTCGCCAAGGAGGTCCCGGTCGTCTCGGACGACGGCTGCGCACTCGTGCTGTCCCGCGAGGCGGGCGCGTACGAGGAGCTGGGCGAGGACGCCCTCGTGGTCAACCCGTACGACGTCTCGGCCACGGCGGCGGCGCTGCACGAGGCGCTCACGATGGAGTCCGGCGAGCGGAGCGCCCGCTCGAAGCGCCTGGCCGCCGCATCGACCGCGCTGCCGCCGCAGCAGTGGTTCCTGGACCAGCTGGACGCGCTGAGGGACTGACCCTCACGCGTCGGCGTCGGCCAGCTTCCGCGCGAGCGTTCCGAGCAGCTCGGCCAACGCCGCCGGGCCGGGCAGCAACAGGTCGGCGCGGTCCGCCAGTTCGGGGACCTCGGTGCCACTGCAGACCAGCAGGCCGTTGATCCCCCGGGTGCGGAGCTTCTCCACGGCGGCGTACGCGGCGAGGTCGCCGAGGTCGTCACCGGCGTACAGGACCGTCTCGGCTCCGACCTCCTTGACGTACTCCTCCAGTGCCACGCCCTTGTCCATGCCGGGCGGCCGCAACTCCAGGACCAGCCGGCCCGGTTCGACGATCAGACCGTGGCGGGCGGCCAGGCTGCCCAGCGGGGCGCGCAGGACCTCGAAGGCGGCCTGCGGGTCGGCGGCCCGACGGGTGTGCACGGCGACCGCGCGGTCGCCCTTCTCCTCGATCCAGGTGCCACTGTCGGCACCGGTCTCCCGGAGCACGGCGGGGAGCTCCGCCCGGACGGCCGCCACCCCGGGGTCGGGGTCGGGGGCGTGGACGGCGGCGGTGACGGCGTCCCAGCGTTCGGCTCCGTAGTGGCCGAGGACGACGAGGTGGTCCAGGCCCGCAGCCCCGGCGAAGCCGCCGTACCGCACGGCGGTGCCGGCCGGGCGGCCGGTGATCACCGCGACGGCGGCGACTCGGGGCGCGAGCGCGGACAGGGCCGGGACGACGTCGGGGTGGGCGCGGGACTGCTCCGGGTCCGGGACGATGTCGGCGAGCGTGCCGTCGAAGTCCAGCGCGACGACCGCGCGGGCCGGGCGGGCGAGGAGTGCGGCGAGGCCTTCGCGGCCGGCCTGGGTGGACGGGGTCGGGAGGGAGTGTGCCGGGTTACCCATGCGGGTGAGCGTAGCGGGCGGGCCGCCCCGCCGCCCGGCCTCCGGCCCCTGGGGGAGCATGTCCGCCGCCCGGCCTCCGGCCCGCGGGGCTCATGTCCCCCGCCCGGCTTCCGGCCGGGCGGGGTCGTGCCCGCCGCGCGGCCGGACGCGCTCAGCGGCGGCCGCGCCTCGCCTCGCGGACCCGGCGGAGGCGGTTCACGGTGACCGGGTCCTCCTCCAGCGCACGCCGGTCGTCGAGGAGGGCGTTGAGCAGCTGGTAGTAGCGGACCGGCGAGATCCCCAGCTCCTCCCGGATCGCCCGCTCCTTCGCGCCGGGACCCGGCCAGGACCGCCGCTCCAGGGCCAGCACGGCGCGGTGCCGGTCGGGGAGCGGGTCGGTGGGATCGGCGGCGGTCATATGAACCAACCTACCCAGGTCCGT
Proteins encoded in this window:
- a CDS encoding DUF3263 domain-containing protein — encoded protein: MTAADPTDPLPDRHRAVLALERRSWPGPGAKERAIREELGISPVRYYQLLNALLDDRRALEEDPVTVNRLRRVREARRGRR
- a CDS encoding trehalose-6-phosphate synthase encodes the protein MVSEHAAQVLVASNRGPVSYTRRDDGTLDSKRGGGGLVSGLSAVEDKLWVCAALSDGDREAVRHGVSEPGVRMLDIDAGVHADAYNGIANSVLWFVHHMIYQTPVEPVFDAEFRRQWASYEAYNQAFAEALAEEAGEGAAVLVQDYHLSLVPGILRELRPDLRIGHFSHTPWAPVDYFRLLPDDIGEQLLKGILGADRAAFLTRRWADAFIGCCTEILGGTGRTRIGVHGLGADADFLRRRSREADVDERMEMLREQVGADRRTIVRVDRTELSKNIVRGLHAYRALLEERPEWRERVVHIAFAYPSRQDLSVYRDYTAEVQRVADGINAEYGTDGWTPVLLRVDDDFARSLAAYRLADVALVNPIRDGMNLVAKEVPVVSDDGCALVLSREAGAYEELGEDALVVNPYDVSATAAALHEALTMESGERSARSKRLAAASTALPPQQWFLDQLDALRD
- the otsB gene encoding trehalose-phosphatase, whose translation is MGNPAHSLPTPSTQAGREGLAALLARPARAVVALDFDGTLADIVPDPEQSRAHPDVVPALSALAPRVAAVAVITGRPAGTAVRYGGFAGAAGLDHLVVLGHYGAERWDAVTAAVHAPDPDPGVAAVRAELPAVLRETGADSGTWIEEKGDRAVAVHTRRAADPQAAFEVLRAPLGSLAARHGLIVEPGRLVLELRPPGMDKGVALEEYVKEVGAETVLYAGDDLGDLAAYAAVEKLRTRGINGLLVCSGTEVPELADRADLLLPGPAALAELLGTLARKLADADA